The Salvelinus fontinalis isolate EN_2023a chromosome 32, ASM2944872v1, whole genome shotgun sequence nucleotide sequence tcccttaagggatcatagctttcacctggattcacctggtcagtctatgtcatggaaagagcaggtgttcctaatgttttgtaataAAATAGTAATACCCATTACTTCTTGTGTTGGGGGATATATCATTCAATAATTCATGTATTACCAAGGACAAAAAATACATGGTTTTATAGAATAGGCCTATAtttgatttcttttttttttttaaatgggaatTTTACTTTGACAGCCACTTCACCCCACCTCAGCCATTGTCCGGTGAATGGGCTTTTATAATGTCACAATGCATTTACCACATGAATAATCCAGTCCTCTTTATGTTCTGCTGTGTTTCAGGGTCTGGAATAAGGTGGAAAGAGCTGGAGACACAGAAAGAGGAAAGGGCgggatgagaaagagaggagctGGAAGAgcagggaaatagagggaggagagagagaggggttggaagagcagggaaatagaggaaggggagagaggaactGAGAATCTGGTCTCTGGAAAAATAAGCCACTATAAATCGTAAAGGAAACGCCAATGCAGAGATGAAGCCAATTAAAAAGCAAGGAAGGCGCTCGCCCCCGTCGACCCGGGCCAAAGGTGGGAAGAGACGGGGGGCGGTGGACAGTGGGGAGAAAAGAGACTCAGACGAGAACAGAGACCGGTCCCCCAAAAGTCAGACCTCACCCCAAACCTCATCTCACTCAGAGTCTTCTCAGGAAGAGTCGGTGACACTTACGGCTAGGGCTACGCCAGAGAGGGAGGTCCACAGAGAGGGGCCCCGGCTCCCAGAGACAGCGGCCGCAGCAGCAGGGTCCCTCCCTGGGAAGTCAGAGGACTCCCGCCCGGAGAGTGTCAAGTCGCTGAGCGCCCACAGCACAGACAGCAGCAGCAGTGCTGCCAGTGCTGCCAACAGCCCCAACCCCTCGTCCAACCGCAAGACGGCCACCTTCAAGGCCCGCGTCCCCAAGAAGAAGTACACCTCTGAGCACTGTGCTGCTGCAGCTGCTGCCGCCAACAACCACAGATACCATGGCAACCCCGGCACGCCCCCACTGAACAGCAGTAGTGCTCACTGTGACAGTAACACCGGTAGTCAGTCGTCGGGCTTATCTTCGGGGCCCGGGTCGACGGCAAGTGAGGGCGGTTCGCTTACTGACATCAACAGTCAGACCAGGAGACCAGTGGAGGACTACATTACCACTATAGCTCCACCACAGGACAGGGATAACACACCTGGACCCCTTCCCACAGGGGACAGAGTCAGGAGAGGcccagagggaggcagagaaatcTCCCCCAGCCCTGTCCGCTGCTCCTCTACAGACACAGCCAGCGAACACGACCCTGACGTGAGCGAGCCACGCCGCGCCAACTTtccccacaccaaccccaacaccGAAGCACACACACTGGACCTGGTGCAACGTAGCACCCCACGCACTCCGACCCCACAGAGCTTGTCGGACGCGCTAGCCGACGCCCTGGCCAAAGGTCTAAAGAACCAGCGGGTGCTAGCCAGGCAGGCTAGAAGGAGGACTGGAAATGGGGAAGAGGAGAAcggaaggggaggggggagggagagcatGGACTCAGTGTTCCGAGCGGGCGTGGTGCGGCGGGTGAGCGGCGAGCACGGCAGCCTGGAGGTGCAGCTGAACGGTGAGAAGGAGCTGTACCGCTACCCGTTCCGCGAGGGCCCCCAGGGGCCCGTGGACATCATCATGGACGCCCCGCCGCCTGGCTCCCAGGCCGTGCCCATCGGCACCCCTGTGTGCGTGCCCTTCGGAGGCAACGAGGACGGCGGCACCACAGAGGCCCAGCGCCAGTGGTACCGAGAGGGCCTGGTCACCCAGGTGGACTCCCACCCGGCTGTGTCCTACCCCTATAGAGTGTTGTTAGAGGACAGAGCGCCCCCAGGGGATGAGGAGGGGGATGGCAGGGTGGGCACTCCGACCGCTGTGTGGGTGTCCCGTCAGAGCCTCCGCCTGCTGGTGCCTCCATGGGACCTGGACCTGGGACCCTCTGGAGGGGGGCGAGAGGATGCTGCCgccgagagggggagagagagggagagagaggacagggacgAAATAGAAGTGGAGCAGGAGCTGTGTTTCCTCAGCCATGGGATGGGGCTCAGCGCAGCTGTGGCTGGGTCCGTGTTGGGGAGGCTTTCATACCCTGGAACGGCCCCcgcctcctcatcttcctccactGTCAGCTCCCCCGTCACCCCCGCCTCGGTGCTGAGTCTGGTGGCCGGAAGAGACTGGGAGCGAGAGAAggacctggtggagagagagcgggagctcCAGAGGAAACAAGAGAGAGATAACCGAGAGAGGGCCAAGCAGCATCACCACTTCATGCCCCTGACCCCCGAGGAGGACATAGAGGTGTCCCACTTCAGCATGGTGCCCATGGGGGTGGCGGGGGGGGCGGCCAAGGCCCTGGCGGTGTCCCAGCACAGGCACATACTCTCCAAGCCGCCCCCGGGCTACCTCAGCCCCCACCTGTCCGTGGTCCGGGGCCTCGGAGGCACCCCGCTGGTGGGCCCCCACTTGTCCCTCAACCCCCACCCCCCTGCCTCCCCCACGGTGCTAATGGGCCTGGAGTCGGGAGCCCTGGCAGCGGGGGCGGCCGTCATCGCCACCCCTCAGctccctcctctgctctcctcgtcCTCCCGCGGCTCCCTGGATAAGCCACCCTCGTCAAACGCCAACTCCCACGGTGcatctggagggggtggaggttcGGGTTCGGCGTCCTCGTCGCGCTCCCGCACCCCTCTCACGGCGGCCCAGCAGAAGTACAAGAAGGGCGACGTGGTGTGTACCCCCACGGGCATCCGCAAGAAGTTCAACGGCAAGCAGTGGAGGAGGCTGTGCTCCAGAGAGGGCTGCTCTAAGGAGTCCCAGAGAAGAGGCTACTGCTCGCGTCATCTCTCCATGAGAACTAAAGAGATGGAGGCCAGCGGAGGGGGCAGAGACCGTGGCGGGGCCAGCAGTACGGGCACCCTAACCCCGTCAGACCTGAGGCTGGGCGGCGGCCGGACCAGTTCGGAGTTCGACTGGGACAACACGTCGCGAGACAGCAGCGAAGCGAGCAGTAGGGGAGGGGATTCACGCCCTCGCATGGTCCTGCCCTCGTTCCTGCCCCAGGACCTATCACACTTCGACTTTGATGAGTGCGAGGCGGCCACCATGCTGGTGTCTCTGGGCAGCTCCCGCTCAGgcaccccctccttctctcccatctCCAACCAGTCGCCCTTTTCGCCCACACCGTCGCCCTCGCCATCCCCGCTCCTCAGCTTCCGCCCGGCCACCTTCAGCCCCATCACGGCCCCGCCTTCTCTCACCCCTCGCCGCCACCGCCATCTGAGCGGGACTAAGATGAGCACGCCGGGCTCGGAGCGCGAGCGCCACCTATCGGGCATCGTACCCACCTTCCAGACCAACCTCACCTTCACCGTGCCCATGAGCCCCAGCAAGCGGAAACTGGATGCCCTTCCTCCGCCCCTGCCCCTCCCCGATCAGCAGCTAGGGGAGACTGTAGGCCTCCGGCCAGCCGCCTTCAGGGTGCTCTCCCCTCAGAGCCAGCCCACCACCCCctcctcgctctccttcccccggCCCCGGAGCGCCACCAGCCGCCCCCCGTCATCCGCCGCCTCCACCCCTCCGCCCATGCTGGtgtcccccacccctccctccccactgCCCCAGGACCCGAGCCCCCGCCGCATTGTGCCCCTGCGAGACTCCCCCGTCATCGTGAGGAACCCCGACGTCCCCCTGGCCAAGTTTACCGAGGGCCCcttagggaggaggggaggagggggctgCTCCTCCAGAGATCACAGCCAGCCCCTGCACCTTGCCACCGGCCTCCAAGCACCCGTGCCCATCAACGGAGCCGATACCAATGGAGCGGTCCTCATGCGAAACCCCGCCTCCACCCTGGTCCTTGTAACCTCCTCCCAGTCCCTGACCCCAGCCGTCACCGGACGCCCTGTCCACTCCAGCCCAGCCCTCAGTGGTGGCTCTGCCTCCATGTCCTCTACTGGCTCCGCCCTCTCCAGCTCTGGATCAGGCGGTAGGGAGTGGGAGAGGAAGTCCGGAGGGCATCAGGACGCCATTGGAGGGACACTGCCCCAGCCGGTAGCCTGCCACCCCTCGCCCACTGCCCTGCTGCCCCTCATCCTACCAGCCGAGTCCCCTCAACCTGCACCCCGCAAGGACATCATCATGGGACGGCCCGGGACAGGTAACACCACAATCattataccacgactaagggctgtgtccatgCACTTTTATCGTGCGAAAGAACAGCCCTTAtccgtggtatattagccatatatcacacccactcgtgccttattgcttaagtataagACTTAGTATATAGGGGTTAGTATAAAGGGGTTAGTATATATAGGGGTTagtattagaggtcgaccaattatgatttttcaacgccaataccgatttattgaaggaccaaaaaaagccgataccgattaatcggaccatttttttttgaattacaacaatactgaatgaacaatgaacacttttattttatcttaatataatacataaataaaatcaattttgtctcaaataaataatgaaacatgttccaatttggtttaaataatgcaaaaacacagtgttggagaagaaagtaaaagtgcaatatgagccatgtaaaaaagctaacgtttaagttccttactcagaacatgagaacatatgaaagctggtggttccttttaacatgagtcttcaatattcccagttaagaagttttaggttgtagttattataggaattatgacgcgtccactatttctctctataccgtttgtatttcatatacctttgactattggatgttcttataggcactatagtattgctatcctaatctcgggagttgataggcttgaagtcataaacagagctgtgcctcaagcattgctaagagctgctggcaaacgcagtaaagtgctgtttgaatgaatgcttacgagcctgctgctgcctaccaccgctcagtcagactgctctatcaaatatctaatcatagacttaattataatataataaacccACGGAAATACAATCCTTAGGTCATtcatatggtcaaatccggaaactatcatttcgaaaacaaaacgtttattctttcagtgaaatacggaaccgttctgtattttatcgaacgggtggcatccataagtctaaatattgctgttacattgcacaactttcaatgttatgtcataattatgtagaattctggcaaattaaatACAATCTTTGTtcggaagaaatggtcttcacaccgttcgcaacgagccaggcggcccaaactgctgcatataccctgactctgcttgcactgaacgcaagagaagtgacacaatttccctagttaatattgcctgctaacatgaatttctattacctaaatatgcaggtttaaaaatatatacttgtgtattgattttaagaaaggcattgatgtttatggttaggtacatttgtgcaacgattgtgcttttttcgcaaatgcgcttttgttaaatcatcacccgtttggtaaagttgaagtaggctgtgatttgaagataaattaacaggcaccgcattaaCAGGCACCGCTAGTTAAccaagtaatatcatcaaccatgtgtagttaacaagtgattatgttaagattgattgttttttataagataagtttaccttggctccttgcagccacaaggtccttttgatactgcactcgcgtaacaggtggtcagcctgccacgcagccTCCTCGTGgtttgcaatgtaatcggccataatcggcatccaaaaaagGCAGATTACCAATTGTTAtggaaacttgaaatcggccccaattaatcggccatgccaaTCGACCTCTAGTTAGTATATAGGGGTgtataggggtcagtatataaggGTGTATAGGGGTCAGCATTTAGGGGTTAGCATAAATGTGTTAGTATATAGGGGTGTATAGGGGTTAGTATAAAAGGGTTAGTATATAGGGGTTAGTATATAGGGGCGTATAGGGGTTAGTATATAGGGGTGTATAGGGGTTAGTATATAGGGGTGTATAGGGGttagtatatagaggtgtataggggttagtatatagaggtgtataggggttagtatatagaggtgtataggggttagtgtatagaggtgTATAGGGGTTAGTACATAGGGGTGTATAGGGGTTAGTATATAGAGGttagtatatagaggtgtatagggGTTAGTATAAAGGGGttagtatatagaggtgtataggagttagtatatagaggtgtataggggttagtatattttatttatttatttatttcacctttatttaaccaggtaggcaagttgagaacacgttctcatttacaattgcgacctggccaagataaagcaaagcagttcaacacatacaacaacacagagttacacatggagtaaaacaaacatacagtcaataatacagtagaaaaataagtctatatacaatgtgagcaaatgaggtgagataagggaggtaaaggcaaaaaaaaggctatggtggcgaagtaaatcactggaatggttgatttgcagtggaagaatgtgcaaagtagagatagaaataatggggtgcaaaggagcaaaataaataaataaatacagtagggaaagaggtagttgtttgggctaaattatagattggctatgtacaggaaggagagttgtatggcattgaagctcgcctggagggttgttaacacagtgtccaaagaagggccagaagtatacagaatggtgtcgtctgtgtagaggtggatcagagactcaccagcagcaagagcgacatcattgatgtatacagagaagagagtcggtccaagaattgaaccctgtggcacccccatagagactgccagaggcccggacaacagaccctccgatttgacacactgaactctatcagagaagtagttggtgaaccaggcgaggcaatcatttgagaaaccaaggctgtcgagtttGCCGATGTAGGGGttagtatatagaggtgtatagggGTTAGTATAAAGGGGttagtatatagaggtgtataggggttagtatatagaggtgtataggggttagtatatagaggttagtatatagaggtgtatagggGTTAGTATACAGGGGTGTATAGGGGttagtatatagaggtgtataggggttagtatatagaggtgtatagggGTTAGTATACAGTGGTGTATAGGGGttagtatatagaggtgtatagaggtTAGGGCTATATAGACgtcatagtaacatacatcagtaATAAGGGAAATAGGGAGAGTTATTATTGGAGGGATACGACACCATTCTTCtctgagaaattccatcatttggtgttttgttgatggtggtggaaaacgccgtCTCAgacgccgctccagaatctcctcTGAGTGTTCCATTGGGTTGAGAtgtggtgactgagacggccatggcatatggttttcatgctcatcaaaccattcagtgaccattcATGCCCTGTGCATGGGGGCCTTGTAATCCTGGAAGAGTCCACTCCCGTCAGGGTAGAAATGATTCACCACAGGTTGAATGTGATCACTCAGAATGGCTGTGTATTTATTGCCGTTTACTTTGCCCTCTAAGGGGTTGTGTGGATCTAAACCATGCCAGGAAACTGCACCCACACATCGTAACAGAGCCGCCAAgaaccctcatttactcaagtgtttcctttatt carries:
- the LOC129831258 gene encoding protein capicua homolog isoform X2, with the translated sequence MKPIKKQGRRSPPSTRAKGGKRRGAVDSGEKRDSDENRDRSPKSQTSPQTSSHSESSQEESVTLTARATPEREVHREGPRLPETAAAAAGSLPGKSEDSRPESVKSLSAHSTDSSSSAASAANSPNPSSNRKTATFKARVPKKKYTSEHCAAAAAAANNHRYHGNPGTPPLNSSSAHCDSNTGSQSSGLSSGPGSTASEGGSLTDINSQTRRPVEDYITTIAPPQDRDNTPGPLPTGDRVRRGPEGGREISPSPVRCSSTDTASEHDPDVSEPRRANFPHTNPNTEAHTLDLVQRSTPRTPTPQSLSDALADALAKGLKNQRVLARQARRRTGNGEEENGRGGGRESMDSVFRAGVVRRVSGEHGSLEVQLNGEKELYRYPFREGPQGPVDIIMDAPPPGSQAVPIGTPVCVPFGGNEDGGTTEAQRQWYREGLVTQVDSHPAVSYPYRVLLEDRAPPGDEEGDGRVGTPTAVWVSRQSLRLLVPPWDLDLGPSGGGREDAAAERGREREREDRDEIEVEQELCFLSHGMGLSAAVAGSVLGRLSYPGTAPASSSSSTVSSPVTPASVLSLVAGRDWEREKDLVERERELQRKQERDNRERAKQHHHFMPLTPEEDIEVSHFSMVPMGVAGGAAKALAVSQHRHILSKPPPGYLSPHLSVVRGLGGTPLVGPHLSLNPHPPASPTVLMGLESGALAAGAAVIATPQLPPLLSSSSRGSLDKPPSSNANSHGASGGGGGSGSASSSRSRTPLTAAQQKYKKGDVVCTPTGIRKKFNGKQWRRLCSREGCSKESQRRGYCSRHLSMRTKEMEASGGGRDRGGASSTGTLTPSDLRLGGGRTSSEFDWDNTSRDSSEASSRGGDSRPRMVLPSFLPQDLSHFDFDECEAATMLVSLGSSRSGTPSFSPISNQSPFSPTPSPSPSPLLSFRPATFSPITAPPSLTPRRHRHLSGTKMSTPGSERERHLSGIVPTFQTNLTFTVPMSPSKRKLDALPPPLPLPDQQLGETVGLRPAAFRVLSPQSQPTTPSSLSFPRPRSATSRPPSSAASTPPPMLVSPTPPSPLPQDPSPRRIVPLRDSPVIVRNPDVPLAKFTEGPLGRRGGGGCSSRDHSQPLHLATGLQAPVPINGADTNGAVLMRNPASTLVLVTSSQSLTPAVTGRPVHSSPALSGGSASMSSTGSALSSSGSGGREWERKSGGHQDAIGGTLPQPVACHPSPTALLPLILPAESPQPAPRKDIIMGRPGTVWTNVEPRSVPVFPWHSLVPFLEPSQSSAAAQPTDGQQLVNQSNEPRCGVALVSDGRVGPPDAGRGSPSRPPPSSNDNNPQAERAERGGADSETESDADDPFFPGVANDNDPSTGTMKRRTQSLSALPKDGDRKREKDHIRRPMNAFMIFSKRHRALVHQRHPNQDNRTVSKILGEWWYALGPQEKQKYHDLAFQVKEAHFRAHPDWKWCNKDRRKSISEGRGTLGAKEARERSMSESAEPESVSQGMEVKGTAGPDWPGGSEHHVGDYSGQLPRPRAFSQSAVHSLERRERTRDVEKLCREGTGSFRSRPPTLSLAQCGASEDVTSDEERMVICEEEGDDDVMEDSCPEGSIDLKCKERVTDSDEDEPDGQQAFQPVVRSSLPSSTNTSHADSHSDSTKGDIRGSAGESSERKRKRGMEGGEEGSGESKRGRGGGGNVPSNSIPGSAPNTSAPALGYGLTQVLGAVRMAPTMVTNMVCPITSMPIPIASKPMEGSIALSALPGEEKATLLIGGPGAGGGPFTAGVQAQSPVLQSKMLVPMATVRTGSTPPQPSSLVAPPLPVQNGALPGSKIIQIAPMPRVQTNVHSAGAVHPGSSFPVSMATATVMTPGITPPQTVLLTSPPTRITYVQSGTGVVSTATVQAPPSSGPAYLPSSLTTLGFTAIAPAGHALVHPLVAGQPPWLAPALSPGAPGTGRQLLTTIYPAQNVTLAPDVVTITSVPPNLAQEVSGQSSHLAVGVQGSKDVTRSHEEGMPHLTAEMEHKPKVEGQAQRKTKTQTKKESIKKEKMTEDVEAHSKPGANSMGTSNSNTPTGSEENGGQASHVKEENTDDARDYAKEKQTDVDGERERGIKMECGTPEPERSRETDDWPHEGHNKGDSGNGGHSKGAGPREPPHPPTGQDTPPPAPQTDRDAPPSAKKTKFRPPPLRKPSDFIDKVLSGSYFEERFAELPEFRPEEVLPSPTLQSLATSPRAILGSYRKKRRNSTDLDSSAEDPSSPRRKTAARSRLSSCSSEPNTPKSDVKCEGDIFTFDRAVAESEDVLGEMDRVPYSSLRRTLDQRRALVMQLFQEHGFFPSAQATAAFQARYSDTFPSKGCLQLKIREVRQKIMQTATPGTPGISEPGGSTTGVPGSTDSTSAANGSSNTNTRDGTGTEPGERGRSPEEPRSLGKL